In the Helianthus annuus cultivar XRQ/B chromosome 11, HanXRQr2.0-SUNRISE, whole genome shotgun sequence genome, one interval contains:
- the LOC118483965 gene encoding uncharacterized protein LOC118483965 yields the protein NSSPPLRSFLPANPKTRRRVHLCRRRYPVLRGRRKKGRKKVVKGPDSSVKKEEKEKKVYDLPSQKRDPPEERDPLRIFYESLYSQIPTSEMAAIWMMESGLLHKDVAKKLFEAKRKKAQQQKLGLPMKTIVNVMKHFIGYSQEKGCWKLWQSQKGEGFLF from the coding sequence aattcgTCACCGCCGCTGCGTTCATTTCTGCCAGCAAACCCTAAAACTCGCCGCCGCGTTCATCTGTGCCGAAGAAGATACCCAGTTCTAAGGGGAAGAAGAAAGAAGGGAAGGAAAAAGGTTGTTAAAGGACCAGATTCAAGTGTTAAGAaggaagagaaagaaaagaaagtgtACGATTTGCCTAGTCAAAAGCGTGATCCCCCAGAAGAGAGAGACCCGTTAAGGATTTTCTATGAAAGCTTATACTCACAAATACCAACTAGTGAGATGGCTGCAATCTGGATGATGGAATCTGGTTTGCTTCACAAAGATGTGGCGAAGAAGTTATTTGAGGCAAAACGCAAGAAAGCTCAACAACAAAAACTTGGGTTACCGATGAAGACGATTGTTAATGTGATGAAACACTTCATCGGTTACAGTCAAGAGAAAGGATGTTGGAAATTGTGGCAAAGTCAAAAAGGCGAAGGGTTCCTTTTTTGA
- the LOC110887735 gene encoding uncharacterized mitochondrial protein AtMg00810-like: MEQPKGFVDSAFPTHVCKLNKALYGLKQAPRAWFHRLSSFLVTYGFTCSRADTSLFVFRKDDCLMYLLVYVDDLILTGNKPIMLTNFITRLHNEFAIKDLGSLNYFLGLEVVHTDDGLFLSQCKYAHDILSRAGLLETKLVPTPLATTDTFVSTGSPFSDPTLYRSLVGALQYLTITRPDHSYAVNQASQFLHAPTDQHFQSVKRILRYVKGTMSYGLIFKRSKRTTILGYSDADWAQCIETRRSTYGYSIFLGGNLVSWSAKKQPTVSRSSCESEYRAMANTAAEIIWVTHLLRELHALPSDRPTLLCDNRSALFMTQNPVSHKRAKHIDLDYHFVWELVMSGKLYTRFVPTKLQLADIFTKSLPRSQFQHFRTLLRVGSLPFRLRGDDRIKDNSTNQAND, from the coding sequence ATGGAACAACCTAAGGGTTTTGTCGATTCGGCTTTTCCCACTCATGTTTGTAAATTAAACAAGGCTCTCTACGGTTTAAAACAAGCTCCGCGAGCATGGTTTCACCGGCTTAGCTCATTCCTTGTTACTTACGGGTTTACATGTAGTCGGGCCGATACCTCCCTATTTGTTTTTCGGAAAGATGACTGCCTTATGTATCTTCTTGTGTACGTCGACGATCTAATCTTAACAGGCAATAAACCCATAATGCTCACAAACTTCATTACTCGTCTTCATAATGAATTTGCAATCAAAGACCTGGGATCCTTGAATTATTTTCTGGGTCTTGAAGTTGTTCATACGGATGATGGCCTGTTTCTTAGTCAATGTAAGTATGCTCACGACATACTTTCCCGAGCCGGTCTTCTTGAAACCAAACTCGTACCTACTCCTCTAGCCACCACCGATACATTTGTGTCCACGGGTTCTCCTTTTTCTGACCCAACTCTCTATCGTTCTCTTGTTGGCGCGTTACAGTATTTGACTATCACTAGGCCCGACCACTCTTATGCTGTGAACCAAGCTAGTCAGTTTCTGCATGCTCCAACCGATCAACATTTTCAATCTGTGAAACGTATCCTTCGGTATGTTAAGGGTACAATGTCGTATGGTCTCATCTTTAAACGTTCGAAACGTACTACTATTTTGGGCTATTCTGATGCGGACTGGGCTCAGTGTATTGAAACACGTCGATCCACTTATGGTTATTCTATCTTTTTAGGAGGTAACCTCGTTTCTTGGAGTGCCAAGAAGCAACCCACCGTCTCACGTTCCAGCTGTGAATCAGAATATCGAGCAATGGCTAACACGGCAGCAGAAATCATCTGGGTTACTCACCTGTTACGGGAGTTACATGCgttaccatccgatcgaccaacGTTGCTTTGCGATAATCGTAGTGCATTATTCATGACTCAAAACCCCGTTTCTCACAAACGGGCCAAACACATCGATTTAGACTACCATTTTGTTTGGGAATTGGTTATGTCTGGTAAGCTCTACACGCGGTTTGTACCCACCAAGCTTCAACTAGCGGATATCTTCACCAAAAGTTTGCCACGCTCTCAATTTCAGCATTTTCGAACGTTGCTTCGTGTAGGTTCGCTACCGTTTCGCTTGCGGGGGGATGATAGAATCAAAGATAATTCCACAAATCAAGCAAATGACTGA
- the LOC110891741 gene encoding ethylene-responsive transcription factor ERF019 has product MSSTTSDEGSISSSCTSNSAAGTSQEKKYKGIRCRRWGKWVSEIRVPGTQERLWLGTFSTPEGAALAHDVASYSLRGATSLSKLNFPSMLPPTARMDLSPRSIQKAASDAGMAMDARIIASRESTPNNNEGLNVSVDDYL; this is encoded by the coding sequence ATGAGTAGTACCACCTCGGATGAAGGTAGCATAAGCAGCAGTTGTACAAGCAATTCAGCGGCCGGTACAAGTCAAGAAAAGAAATATAAAGGCATCCGGTGTAGACGATGGGGTAAATGGGTGTCGGAGATTCGCGTGCCAGGAACCCAAGAGCGGCTCTGGCTAGGCACGTTTTCGACACCCGAGGGAGCTGCCCTGGCTCACGATGTAGCCTCTTACTCTTTAAGAGGTGCTACATCGTTGAGTAAACTTAATTTTCCATCTATGTTACCTCCTACTGCCCGGATGGACCTGTCTCCTAGGTCCATCCAGAAGGCTGCGTCTGATGCTGGCATGGCAATGGACGCACGGATTATTGCTTCGAGAGAATCCACACCGAATAACAACGAGGGATTGAACGTTTCCGTAGATGATTATCTTTGA
- the LOC110887736 gene encoding cytochrome P450 Tp4149, which yields MLFSMNLFAYFVVPSFIPILVTITYLKWLSSSSRTHKNLPPSPWKLPIIRNLHLVGKNYHRSLRKLARKHGPLMLMHLGSVPVVVVSTAHAAQEILKTNELVFLDRGESDIIRKITYGGKDIALSNYGEYWRQLRSIVVLHLLSNKSVQSFQQVREEEMTLMIEKIQETCGSNSVVNFTKLILSFSNDVMCRVALGRKYNGKKFNTMVEQFKQLVVAFSVGQYIPSLSWVDELRGLHARSQKIAKEFDEFLEGVIEERLCIDTKESVDHQDRSFIDILLEKQKEDESGFQFSRDTIKAVILDIFVAATDTTFTALEWAFSELLRNPLVMKTLQKEVNLLAQGKPKINEGDIGKLEYLDAVLKETMRLHAPAPIIPRASSQDVQIMGYEIETGTRIVINVWAIGRDPAIWEEPEEFRPERFLNTSSYDYKGSHFEFIPFGAGRRGCPGTQFANTLIKLALANVVYKFDLALPGGENMDMSESTALTVHRLNHLLLVATPRSKLN from the exons ATGTTATTCTCCATGAATCTTTTTGCCTATTTTGTTGTTCCATCATTTATCCCTATACTAGTTACAATAACATATCTTAAATGGCTTTCATCTTCTTCCAGAACACACAAAAACCTACCACCATCTCCTTGGAAGCTTCCAATAATCAGAAACCTTCATCTCGTTGGCAAGAATTACCACCGGTCCTTGAGGAAATTGGCTAGAAAACACGGTCCCCTCATGCTTATGCATCTAGGAAGCGTACCAGTCGTGGTTGTCTCTACCGCTCATGCAGCCCAAGAAATCTTGAAAACCAATGAACTAGTATTCTTGGACCGAGGGGAATCAGACATCATTCGAAAAATAACCTATGGCGGAAAAGATATCGCGCTTTCTAACTATGGAGAGTATTGGAGGCAACTTAGAAGTATTGTTGTCTTGCACCTTCTTAGTAACAAAAGTGTCCAATCATTTCAACAAGTGAGAGAAGAAGAGATGACTCTTATGATAGAAAAAATCCAAGAAACATGTGGTTCGAATTCGGTAGTTAATTTCACAAAGTTGATACTTTCATTTAGTAATGATGTAATGTGTAGGGTAGCTTTGGGCAGAAAATACAATGGAAAAAAGTTTAATACCATGGTTGAACAGTTCAAACAATTGGTGGTTGCTTTTAGTGTTGGACAGTATATACCCTCTCTATCTTGGGTAGATGAATTAAGAGGCTTACATGCAAGATCTCAGAAAATTGCCAAAGAATTTGATGAGTTTCTTGAAGGTGTTATCGAAGAACGCTTATGTATAGACACGAAAGAATCTGTTGATCATCAAGACCGCTCTTTCATTGATATACTGCTAGaaaaacaaaaggaagacgaaAGCGGCTTTCAGTTTAGTAGAGATACTATTAAAGCTGTCATATTG gACATTTTTGTTGCTGCAACTGATACAACATTTACAGCTCTAGAGTGGGCATTCAGTGAGTTGCTTAGAAATCCATTGGTGATGAAAACCCTACAAAAAGAGGTTAACTTACTAGCCCAAGGCAAACCAAAAATCAATGAGGGTGACATAGGAAAACTTGAGTATCTAGATGCAGTGCTCAAAGAGACCATGCGACTACATGCACCCGCTCCAATAATTCCAAGAGCATCATCTCAGGATGTTCAAATAATGGGATATGAAATTGAAACAGGAACAAGAATAGTTATCAACGTGTGGGCAATAGGACGAGATCCTGCAATATGGGAGGAACCTGAGGAGTTTAGGCCAGAGAGATTCTTAAATACTTCTTCTTATGATTACAAAGGGTCTCATTTTGAGTTCATCCCATTTGGTGCTGGAAGGAGAGGGTGCCCGGGTACTCAATTTGCCAACACGCTTATAAAGCTTGCCCTCGCGAATGTGGTTTACAAGTTTGATCTTGCACTTCCTGGAGGAGAGAATATGGACATGAGTGAGAGCACTGCTCTTACAGTCCACAGGTTGAACCATTTGCTTCTCGTGGCGACTCCTCGTTCAAAATTAAACTAA
- the LOC110887734 gene encoding cytochrome P450 CYP736A12, producing MYSFNLPLFLIFIILIVGIWLWKRYTNERPHGNKLPPGPKPLPVIGSLHLLGKLPHRALHKLSKKHGSIMSIRLGNVESIVLSSPDAAKLFLGDHDADVSSRPKLQVAKYLSYGIKGMAYTEYGSHWRALRKLCAMEFFSCAKINATADIRREEIGKTLDEIRGCSMKNEVVNLTEMANYAMGKYKSITSFFKGKNKEQVERIVDGNKEIKRQKTSTSEPVNEANNEPVNEANQNIQQEHHDIPQNPTNINEVDVSSLERDPVKRLGMWKYLVNIREQCYQ from the exons ATGTATTCGTTTAACCTGCCCTTATTCttgatcttcatcatcctcatcgTCGGAATATGGTTATGGAAACGCTACACCAACGAACGCCCCCATGGCAACAAACTACCACCGGGTCCTAAACCATTGCCTGTTATTGGAAGCCTCCACTTACTAGGAAAGCTCCCCCATCGCGCCCTCCACAAACTATCCAAGAAGCATGGTTCGATCATGTCTATCCGCTTAGGCAACGTAGAATCCATTGTACTCTCATCGCCTGATGCTGCCAAGCTCTTTCTTGGAGACCATGATGCCGATGTTTCGTCCCGTCCAAAACTCCAAGTAGCAAAATATTTGTCTTATGGAATCAAGGGAATGGCGTATACAGAATATGGTTCGCATTGGCGCGCCCTTAGGAAATTATGCGCAATGGAGTTTTTCAGTTGCGCAAAAATTAACGCGACTGCTGACATCCGAAGGGAGGAAATTGGCAAGACGTTAGACGAGATTAGAGGTTGTTCAATGAAGAATGAGGTTGTTAATTTAACTGAGATGGCGA ATTATGCTATGGGGAAGTATAAAAGCATAACTTCTTTTTTCAAAGGAAAGAACAAAGAACAAGTAGAGAGAATTGTAGATGGAAACAAAGAGATTAAACGTCAAAAAACTTCAACAAGCGAACCGGTTAATGAAGCGAATAATGAACCGGTTAACGAAGCGAATCAAAACATTCAACAAGAGCATCATGATATTCCTCAAAATCCGACTAACATCAATGAAGTGGATGTTAGTAGTCTAGAAAGAGATCCTGTTAAGCGACTCGGAATGTGGAAATATCTGGTTAATATAAGGGAGCAGTGTTATCAATGA
- the LOC110889538 gene encoding cytochrome P450 CYP736A12: MLESIIVDHEQDNQTRIHGPDTMDFIDTLLSIKSKYSDTSNDITHAIDRSTMKAILIDLIVGAIDASVTSIEWVLSVLIRHPRVMKKLQQELIEVVGNKRFVDESNLTELHYLHMVIKETFRLYPTAPLLVPRESIKDVSINGYDIPKKTLILVNFWAFGRDSKVWSENCDEFLPERFVDKAIDLRGQDFELIPFGSGRRGCPGINLGLANTGLVVSNLVHSFNWDLLNGLSPVDLDMSEKFGLSMPRANPLLAVPTYRL; this comes from the coding sequence ATGTTGGAGTCCATAATAGTTGACCATGAACAAGACAATCAAACCAGAATTCATGGACCTGATACCATGGATTTCATTGACACATTATTGTCAATAAAATCCAAATATTCCGATACGAGCAATGATATAACCCATGCAATAGATAGGTCAACCATGAAAGCAATTCTGATTGACTTAATAGTTGGCGCAATCGATGCTTCGGTAACTTCCATCGAATGGGTTTTGTCTGTACTCATTCGACATCCTAGAGTAATGAAGAAGCTTCAACAAGAGTTGATAGAAGTTGTTGGAAATAAGAGGTTTGTGGATGAGAGCAATTTGACAGAGTTACATTACTTACACATGGTGATCAAGGAAACATTTCGGTTATATCCAACCGCGCCATTACTGGTTCCACGCGAATCTATAAAAGATGTATCCATTAACGGGTACGACATACCTAAAAAGACACTAATACTTGTTAACTTTTGGGCATTTGGACGTGACTCCAAAGTTTGGTCCGAGAATTGTGACGAGTTTCTTCCAGAAAGGTTTGTTGATAAAGCGATTGACCTTCGTGGCCAAGATTTTGAGCTTATCCCATTTGGATCTGGTAGAAGAGGATGTCCAGGAATAAATTTGGGATTAGCTAACACTGGTTTGGTAGTTTCGAATTTGGTTCATTCCTTCAATTGGGATCTACTAAATGGTTTGTCGCCTGTTGACTTAGACATGAGTGAGAAGTTCGGTTTGAGCATGCCGAGAGCCAACCCCTTACTTGCCGTACCAACATATCGCCTATAA